The nucleotide sequence ATGTAGGTACAGTTGGTGCTTTAAAGTATGAGTACAGAGCCATGGATTTGGCCAAGTCCTAGGGAAAAGAGATTTTGGTTAGTTTGTGTTTAGGGAAGATCTGTTTCAGGAAATCTGTAATCACGCAATTCCAAAAATTTGTGCTGATACCATAGATCTTAAGTTTTTTATGGTTGTCTCTCTATTTTATATACTTAAGAAAAAATTGTCTGAAAAGGCAGATTTAGGGGGGATTAGCATGTTCTTTGAACAAAGTATATCCCACTGAATTTACAGTGGTATGTCAAATTATTGCATGTAGGCTATCTGCCTGTGTGCACGGTCATATCCCACAGTTAAGGTGAAGGAACCTATTCCTCATTCACTGATTTGTGTTTGCCTCTTACATTAGTGCACCCTACATTAAAAGTAAGATTTTGTGTACTGGCAATTACTGTCGGGCATTTTAGACGCAATACCTTTCACTTCACAGCAACTTTGTTGTCCAAGTCCTGCTACTGCCCCTCGTTTGGGTTTAGAATCTTCAGGATAATTTAGATACGCATGTTGATAGATTATCTGAAGGATGAAGGTTAAGAGGAAGCAAGAAGCACAGCTCcgagcactgctgctgctgacattaGAATTTACAGTAGACTGTGTTGTGTCCGTATAAGGCCAGATGAAGTGGTCAACAGAACGATGAAAAATACCATGGAGATTGAGTTAAGTTTGGATGAGTGCTTAGCAGGATGAGAAATAATGGTGTCAGTATTCTGAACTAACACTGCGTTTTAAAAACAGAGGCCTAAGTACCAGTGTAGAAAGTGCAGTGGGGAACTCTATTATATGTGTAACTACAGTCTAAAAACTACTCGTGTCAGGCTATATGTGGGAGAAAATGGAGACTAACTTGAAAAAGTACTATTATGTAGAATGAGTGGTTTTATCCAGACTATGTGAAATAATAGAAATCTCCTCTCAAAAAAAGTATTGAGTAGTTGAAGAAGTTTCAGGGGTAgctgaggaaagagaaatagaagaTGTAAGCATTTAAAGGGGCTGTTTCAGAATAGATTcatttgagggaaaaaatgaataagaagAAGGACACATGTAAGTGTGTTTATGCATGTGAGGGATTGGGCTCTCACTGTCTTATAGTGAGATGTTTTGGTGAGGTTCTTactaagtgttttttttaaagtagtcaGAATGAATGTTAGGACATTTACATATATGCATTTGTAATAAAATGGAACTGGATTCTATGTTTTTTCCTAACAGTtgcttcaaaaccaaaaatgtattttggtttCAAAAACCACGTGGCTTGAAGAGATCAACTTCAGCTGGTACATGTGAAAATTAAGGTTTTTTTAGTCCTGTATTTCATCTTGTTtcaataattttttcttccattacagAGCTCCCTGAAGATGTCTGGCTTGTATTGCTTCAAACTGTCTGGACATTTACTGTTTAACTGCTGAAGCTTTCCAACCATTTGTTCTTCTGAAGCCTTTGGCTATCGATGTGTTAGAATTGGCTACTAtggtaagacttttttttatagTAGTAGCAACGTGCTAGAAGTGGGTGCAGTGTACATCTTcgttttggttttatttctttgtttattgtCAAGACACCAAAAAGGACAAAGAATTAATACTGTACAAAACCAGAAGAGGATGACACCCAACTTTGAACTAACAAAACAGCTAAGAGACCTTGCTTTTACTTTTATCTGTCTATACTTGCCAATGCTTCTATGTGAGGAACAAGAATCAAGTGAATGATTTcacaagcttttatttttattttcttggtaTAGATGTGTCTGTATAATTTATCAAGATGTTGAGTATAAATGGAAAAGACTTATATAGAAAAGTGTTTTACAAGTCTCTTCTAGATACTGCTTTTGGGTTTAATCATTTGAAGTATGACATTTAAAGTAGTTAAGATGATTTGTAAAAATATAGTTTTGATTTTTGGAGAacaaaggtttattttttagAGAAAGAAACCTTGTAACAACAGGTGAGATAGAATGATGATTGTACCTCTAAGCAAGTACACATCTACAACTCTTTTTTAGGTTATGCAATAACACTACACTtggaaaattttctttccttgatcTCAACAACTGTAACAATTTTGAGTAACCAAGTGATATTTTACGTTTCAGGAATCAAGACCAGCTAAACTGAGAAGATGTGTTCAAGATCATCCAGCcagaagatttttcattttatagatatcctggttttgttttaatatgtaATACAATTTGACTAAGTCAAGTTCGGTTACTTTTCCTGAAATTAAGACACACCTGTGGCCTTCGTCGAGATGTTTctaacattttcaagaaaaaacatgtCCCAGAAACTGAGTATGTTTTTACTGGTTTTTGGAATCATTTGGGGTTTAATGTTGCTACGCTACACTTTTCAGTATCCAAGACGTCAAAGCAGTGCCGAGTTGCGTGGTCAGATATTAGACCTAAGTAAAAGATATGTCAAAGCActggcagaagaaaataaaaatctaatgaATGGTGGCAGTGGAGCCTCTATGGCAGGATAtggtaagaggaaaaaagcattcTGTTTGTtctaataactttttaaaatgaaaactataaagctttacttctttttaaagtaatatataGTAatctttcagaggaaaaaaaccctctaTTGATTGATTTGACTTTAGTTTATTAACCAAAGTTGAAATTTAAGATTCAGTACACCTTGTAAACCCAGTaagtttaaatattattttttttccaaatttgagAGAAGACAGTGGTGTGAACATGGACAGCAgtatacttaatttttttttgaaagttctGTTACTGATACTGTTTTTGTGTTCCAAAAAATACTCTTATAACACTCAAGATCCTTTTGTCATTGTTAGTAAAcgtgggatttttttaaatcttccttaTGCTTTTCAGTCAATTTAGGCTTAAATATACTAAagttttaaactaagaaaaagtaaccttttctttcctgttttgtagCTTGTGCAAAAAGTGATATGATACTTTCCACAACAATTTTTCTGTGGAATAGATCTGTTATTTAGAGGAAAGTGAATAACTACCCTTTTATGTTGGAAAGTATCAAATATATTCTATTGCTGTCCAAGGCTAAAAGTGTCATAGCTGGGTATTGTCTGGATGAAATCTGAAATACTGCCTTGAAATACTCACTATCCTTCTTCTCTAACTAGAGGTTTTGTTCTTATGCTCTAATGTTTACTTGGCTGGGTTCACAGTTTACTATAATGGTGGTATCTATCTTTCCCAAAATAACAAGGAAATGGTATTTAAATAActccttgtttatttttatttaatttccccttcctcccagtCTGTATGCTTTCCCAAAACGAATAGTAGGAAAGCTGGCAGGCTTTAAGATGTGAATGTGTTGAAATAGAAGTTATTTTCCATACACAAGCTAAtaatagaacattttttttcctcattatcttcAGCTGATCTTAAGAGAACAATTGCAGTTCTTCTGGATGACATCTTGCAACGCCTTGTGAAATTGGAAAACAAAGTTGATTACATCATTGTGAATGGCTCAGCTACAAATACCACTAATGGAACTAACAATCAGGCACCAGTAAATTCAAGTAAACGTGCAAAAGCAGCAGGCAACATTAGATAGCAAAGCGGGCCACTTTGTCTTGCTACATCTATGATAGGTCATAATTAAGACAAGCTTTTTATCTCTGGCTTGGGCAAAGTAGTAGCTGCCTCTAAAAGAAGCGTACACTATTCTGTTATAGAATGCGCTGGATATGTGTAGGCCTAACTTATGTGCATAAGGTTCTCAAAGCACTATTTCATTGCCCTTGAGCAGTGCTTCTAAAGTGATCTTtgttgtctttaaaatattttgatatcaTGATTTGATGTCGTATGCCATTggataataacaataaatggaaaggaATGGGGGACTTACAGGCAGggttataaatgtatttatttaagtaTAAATATAGCATATCTTTTGGATAGGTGAGCAGCATTGTAGCTTATTCATTTCTGTGATCTGCTTTAAACAGAGGTAACTGAGAAAAACGTATTGTTAAACAGATGCTAGAAAATGTGTATACTTACAGTATTTTGTTACTCatttactgaaaaattattaaattgaGGATAGCATCGGGGGGTAATGTTTTAGAATTGTGACCCAAAGAATGTCTTTATTTGCACTATCAGTCAGAATAGCTAGAGAGAATTTActgtatatttaagaaaatccaGTATAATAGGAAAACATTCTAGGTAGTAACACTGTCCAGGTATATCCTTATGCCGGAATTAGGGCAGTTAGATTATCAAAAGCAAAGCATAATCTGTGATACCTTATATGATGATTTCTTAAAAGATATTTAAGTGTATGTATTTTGTAACTGCAGATGAAACTATTTAAGTGATGGAAATAAGTTTTAGATATGTgaatactgtttatttttattcactgctgtttctttttaactttttagtACCTTGCAGTTTGTGATGAGTATAGCACACCATCTCCCTGAAGTGCTTTCTTGATCAGGAGGGAGAGTGATGAAGGGAGACAAGGCATCTTTGCATTTAACAGAGATATATGTACTAAGGGTGTCTTATCATGGAATATTTCAGAGCTAAGGTAATATTTGCCTTATGTCTAAGTTAGCCTTACAGCAAAGTGAATTGCAGTGTGGATGCgctgcatttcaaaatgttactGAAGTCTTATTAAAGAGAAAGTGCCACTGagcctgttttttaaaacatagtGAATGTTTTGTGGGGAGGGAGGGTATGTTCAGGGACTTTAGCCAAAAGTGTGCTCGTTGTTGTATCTTTTtctgtggtgtttgtttgtttgtttgtttgtttgttttccaaagctatgtgggttttcttcttttctttttccctgctggTATTCTGGATTCGCTTAGAACAGTAGTATCcagatgatttttcttcttgttacaCTGTGCGTAAACTTGTACTTCcttgcagaaagagaaaaataaatttttaattgtatttgtaAAGGCTCCTGTTCTCTTTTTTAACGATCTTGTGGTTCGTACTACATGAGCTCTAGGTGTTTCAGGATTGGAAAATTGTACATCTCTGAGGTTTAGGAGTTGTGTAGTAGTTTAATAGTAGGTTTAGTAGTAATCTGTATGGTACTCTTCCTGCTCAATTGCCAAGTTCTTTTGCTCTTGAAATTCTAATGTCTTGGGAACTTTCCTCAGGCTAGAAGTAAGGGGAGAAAGATATTCGAAATATGATAAAACAACTGGTTTAGATCTTTATTGGTGAGGACCCAGCTCTTAAAGGTGAGAAAGAGAGGTGCCATCTGCAAGTCCTTATTAGCAAgatgaagacagaaataaaaacctaGCTATGCTTTTTATTCCCTGTGTACTTCATCTGTATGAATCAAAACCTTGGTAGGTGGTGTCCCTTTGGCCTGTAAACAGTAATACACGTagattttgtgtgtgcgtgtgcaaagtgttttttcttctaaggGTATGTGAAGtctaaaacaaaattattgaGGACTGTTAAACAAGCCTAACGAAAGTTGCCAGGTGAATATTTGTCACTATGCGTGCACACAGTTTGTTTTGTTCAGGGATTTTGGAGACTGATAGGCATACGCTAAATTATGGGCAGTTCCGTACCCCTCACAGTAGTTCATGGTTCCATTTGTGAACAGttgcttttctctcatttttcagaATCACAATAGCTCATGGGAATTAGCTTGTACTTGACAATTATGTAGGGAGAACCATGAACCATGTATGTCTTATGGCATAAATGTTCCATTCAGGAATATAGTTGAAACAACTGTTTACCAAGaaacaagttaaaaatacaCTACTAGCATTCTCCATCTAACTTTATGTGAAAACAGCGTTATTAGAAGTTGATACAGCACTACGCGAATGTCTGTGGTATGTCTTTTCCCACTCTTTGTGGCCAGGGTTGGTGTTGTATCACCATGCTGCGTCTCCGCATCATCTAGCACAGTACAACCACTACCAGATTTCTGTGCTCCAGCTGTGCAGAGGGTGGAAGCTGAGCTTCATCCTTTTTGCTGAGCTGATGCTTCTCAGAGTGGCAAAACTAAGCATGCAGACTAAGGAAAAGAGGGTAAGGAAGAGATAAGGGGAGGGTCTCAACTGCTCTTTCTATCAACAACAGTAGCAAGAAGACATTTGTGTGATTTACCTCCAGTCTTCTTTATAGAATATTTTGATGTGTGGCAGCCTTGTAAAGACCTAAAGGGCTCTGTAAGTGGAAATGATGCAGGAGAAAGCCATACAGTTCACCCCAGGTCCGAAGTgctagatcatagaatcatagaagggGTTGGGTTTGAGGTCCctaccttaaagatcacctattCCAATTCCCCTGCCATGGGccgggacacctcccaccagacccagaccaggctgcccaaagccccatccagcctggccttgaacacttccagggatggagcatccacagcttctctgggcagcctgttcctgtgcctcaccaccctctgagtaaagaatttctttcaaacatccaatctaaatctaccctctttcaatttaaaaccATTAGAGTATCACAACATTTGGTTGTGTTgcaaaacattgttttgtttcttttccaaggaAGATCTCAGTAGTATTTGTCCATTATGTTTTTTTATGATGCAACTTTTATAAATTTTTTATGAATGACATTACAAATTTCCCCTAAGTGACCTGCTTCAAGTTTTATGAAACATGAAATCTTCTCAAGGTTGGTTGGTTCTTGGTCTgggttgaattttttttcctttttttttttttggagggtaGGGGGGACCCACAGCCTCCCTTATAATATAAACAGCTTCTTGGATGGTGGTATTGGGGGGAATGTCTGGATTTTCTGCGTTTGTTCTTTAAATCCTTTGGCATATGATGAGACTTGAATTTCCCCATCTGTAATTTGCATCATGAGTGTTTGCCACCTGATTTCACTAAGTGGTTGTTAGTACTTCTGTGCCTTTGAATGTTTGTTTAATGTAGGTAGCAAAAGTGTTCAAGATCCACTTCTCAAAGttctaatgaagaaaaattgaaagaaaagattatatCGATTACTACCTAAGCAGCGAGAAGCACTATGGGTGTCAGAGCTCTCAAGTTCCACAGCCAAATAACTGGCAGGTTAAATTGTCTTGATTCTCtaggatttttctgtttgttgcttTCCTAGtctaacaaaattatttctgaatctCAATATATTAACCTAAATGTAATTAAGATGTCTAAGTATTGTCTTACAATTTTGCATAAAGAAAAGCTGTGGAGTAGTCCCATGCATTGGGTTGGATGGATAGGTAATGGATACTCCAGTGAGACCACTCATAACAATCTGCTCATCCATTGTTAGGATCACAGAGATTTGCTgatctgttttttaattaaataattaaaaaaaaaaaaagtacagaaatgtAGCACAAGGATGTAGAGGTCCTTCTAGTCGATGTGGTGAAACATCAGTATCCTTGGCGTCCAGTAATATGCTTAACATATTGCACAGTTGTCTGTTTCTACAAGTAACTGCTCAAtacttgtttttcattaatgCAATCATTTAAAGGGTCAGGCTAGATAGATCTAAATTctacttgaaaatatttgctaatGCAGAGGTTTCCGAACAGCATCATCAGTCTAGTGTTGTGGGCAAGG is from Anser cygnoides isolate HZ-2024a breed goose chromosome 2, Taihu_goose_T2T_genome, whole genome shotgun sequence and encodes:
- the CCDC126 gene encoding coiled-coil domain-containing protein 126; the protein is MFLTFSRKNMSQKLSMFLLVFGIIWGLMLLRYTFQYPRRQSSAELRGQILDLSKRYVKALAEENKNLMNGGSGASMAGYADLKRTIAVLLDDILQRLVKLENKVDYIIVNGSATNTTNGTNNQAPVNSSKRAKAAGNIR